Proteins encoded in a region of the Suricata suricatta isolate VVHF042 chromosome 10, meerkat_22Aug2017_6uvM2_HiC, whole genome shotgun sequence genome:
- the LOC115305566 gene encoding olfactory receptor 9K2: MSDRGTNNHSEVTDFILVGFRVRPELHILLFLLFLLVYAMILLGNVGMMTIIMTDPRLNTPMYFFLGNLSFIDLFYSSVIAPKAMVNFWSESKSISFAGCVTQFFLFALFMVAEGFLLAAMAYDRFIAICNPLLYSVQMSARLCTQLVAGSYICGCISSVLQTSMTFTLPFCGSRAIDDFFCDIRPLQRLSCSDLFIYRMISFSLSSIITLPTIVVIIVSYMYIVSTVLKIHSSEGRKKAFSTCSSHLGVVSVLYGAVFFTYLTPDRFPELSKVTSLCYTLVTPMLNPLIYSLRNKDVKEALKKLLEMKNAIL, from the exons ATGAGTGACAGGGGGACAAACAATCACTCTGAAGTGACTGACTTCATCCTTGTCGGCTTCAGGGTCCGCCCAGAGCTCCAcattctcctcttcctgctctttctgctgGTGTATGCCATGATCCTTCTGGGTAATGTTGGGATGATGACCATTATTATGACGGATCCCCGGCTGAACACACCAATGTATTTCTTCCTAG GCAACCTGTccttcattgatctcttctattCATCTGTTATTGCCCCCAAGGCTATGGTCAACTTCTGGTCTGAGAGCAAGTCCATCTCCTTTGCAGGCTGTGTGACAcagttctttctctttgctctcttcATGGTGGCTGAGGGATTTCTCCTGGcagccatggcctatgaccgcttcATCGCCATCTGCAACCCACTCCTCTACTCTGTCCAGATGTCAGCACGTCTGTGCACCCAGTTGGTGGCTGGTTCCTATATTTGTGGCTGCATCAGCTCAGTTCTTCAGACCAGCATGACATTTACTTTGCCATTTTGTGGTTCTCGGGCCATTGACGACTTTTTCTGTGATATTCGCCCACTTCAGAGACTCTCTTGTTCTGACCTCTTCATCTAtagaatgatttctttttccttatccAGCATTATTACCTTGCCTACTATAGTTGTCATTATTGTGTCCTATATGTATATTGTATCCACGGTTCTAAAGATACACTCCTCTGAGGGACGTAAGAAAGCCTTCTCCACTTGCAGCTCTCACCTCGGAGTCGTGAGTGTGCTGTACGGTGCTGTCTTTTTTACGTATCTCACTCCTGACAGATTCCCTGAGCTGAGTAAAGTGACCTCCTTATGTTATACCTTAGTCACTCCCATGTTGAATCCTTTGATTTACTCTCTGAGAAACAAAGATGTcaaagaggctttaaaaaaacttttagagatgaaaaatgcTATTCTTTGA
- the LOC115304985 gene encoding olfactory receptor 9K2-like has product MGDRETNNHSEVTDFILVGFRVRPELHILLFLLFLLVYAMILLGNVGMMTIIMTDSRLNTPMYFFLGNLSFIDLFYSSVIAPKAMVNFWSESKSISFAGCVTQFFLFVLFIVAEGFLLAVMAYDRFIAICNPLLYSVQMSARLCTQLVAGSYFCGCISSVLQTSVTFTLSFCGSRAIDHFYCDDRPLQRLSCSDLYFHNMVNFFLCSIIILPTIIVIIVSYMYIVSTVLKIRSTEGRKKAFSTCSSHLGVVSVLYGAVIFMYVTPDRFPELSKVASLCYTLVTPMLNPLIYSLRNKDVKEALRKILGKKILLFNSILTVI; this is encoded by the coding sequence ATGGGTGACAGGGAAACAAACAATCACTCCGAAGTGACTGACTTCATCCTTGTCGGCTTCAGGGTCCGCCCAGAGCTCCacattctcctctttctgctctttctgctGGTGTATGCCATGATCCTTCTGGGTAATGTTGGGATGATGACCATTATTATGACTGATTCCCGGCTGAACACACCAATGTATTTCTTCCTAGGCAACCTGTccttcattgatctcttctattCATCTGTTATTGCCCCCAAGGCTATGGTCAACTTCTGGTCTGAGAGCAAGTCCATCTCCTTTGCAGGCTGTGTGACACAGTTCTTTCTCTTCGTTCTCTTTATCGTGGCCGAGGGATTTCTTTTGGCagtcatggcctatgaccgcttcATCGCCATCTGCAACCCACTCCTCTACTCTGTCCAGATGTCAGCACGTCTCTGCACACAGTTGGTGGCTGGGTCCTACTTTTGTGGCTGCATCAGCTCAGTTCTTCAGACCAGCGTGACATTTACTTTGTCCTTTTGTGGTTCTCGGGCCATCGACCACTTTTACTGTGATGACCGTCCACTTCAGAGGCTATCTTGTTCTGATCTCTACTTTCATAACAtggttaattttttcttatgCAGCATTATTATTTTGCCTACCATAATTGTCATCATCGTGTCCTATATGTATATTGTGTCCACAGTTCTAAAGATAAGATCCACTGAAGGACGTAAGAAAGCCTTCTCCACTTGCAGCTCTCACCTTGGAGTCGTGAGTGTGCTGTATGGTGCCGTGATTTTTATGTATGTCACTCCTGACAGGTTTCCTGAGCTGAGCAAAGTGGCCTCCTTATGTTACACCCTAGTCACTCCCATGCTGAATCCTTTGATTTACTCTCTGAGAAACAAAGATGTCAAAGAAGCTTTGAGAAagattctggggaaaaaaatacttttatttaattctatctTAACAGTGATATAA
- the LOC115304984 gene encoding olfactory receptor 12-like, translating to MKSELNRNYSEVTEFILLGFITPPKVQILLFLAFLLIYMVTVLGNSSMVIVIKVDSRLHTPMYFFLRNLSYLDLCYSTVIAPQTLANFLSKEKKISYNGCAAQFFFFALFVTTEGFLLAVMAFDRFSAICSPLLYPVHMSQKVCAQLVTGSYICGAINSMVQTGFTFSLRFCGENRLDHFFCDVPALIKISCADTSVNQIVLFILSALIIVTTTTVIVVSYAYILSTVLKIPSTRGRGKAFSTCGSHIAVVSLFYGAVFFMYAQPGAISSPGPNKAVAVLYTLLIPMLNPLIYSLRNRDVKGAVKRILHRK from the coding sequence ATGAAGAGCGAGCTTAATAGGAATTACTCAGAAGTGACTGAGTTTATTCTATTAGGATTCATAACCCCTCCAAAAGTACAGATCCTCTTATTCCTGGCGTTCTTGCTCATCTACATGGTCACTGTGCTGGGAAACAGCAGCATGGTAATTGTCATTAAGGTGGACTCCAGACTTCATACGCctatgtacttcttcctcagaaACTTGTCCTATTTAGATCTCTGCTACTCCACAGTCATTGCTCCCCAAACTTTAGCCAACTTCCTATCTAAGGAAAAGAAGATCTCTTACAATGGCTGCGCAgcccaatttttcttctttgccctgTTTGTCACAACTGAAGGTTTTCTTCTGGCTGTCATGGCATTTGATCGATTCTCGGCCATTTGCTCCCCTCTCCTTTACCCTGTGCACATGTCTCAGAAAGTCTGTGCTCAGTTGGTGACGGGATCCTATATCTGCGGAGCCATCAACTCCATGGTGCAAACAGGTTTCACCTTCAGCTTGCGTTTCTGTGGAGAAAACAGACTGGACCACTTTTTCTGTGACGTCCCAGCCCTGATCAAGATCTCGTGCGCTGACACGTCCGTGAACCAGATTgtcctgttcattctctctgccctcatcATCGTCACCACCACAACTGTCATCGTGGTTTCCTATGCTTACATCCTGTCCACCGTCCTGAAGATCCCCTCGACCCGGGGCAGGGGtaaggccttctccacctgcgGCTCCCATATAGCCGTGGTGAGTCTATTCTACGGGGCCGTGTTCTTCATGTACGCCCAGCCGGGGGCCATCTCCTCCCCAGGGCCAAACAAGGCTGTAGCTGTGCTGTACACACTGCTAATACCGATGCTCAACCCTCTAATATACAGTCTGAGGAACAGAGATGTGAAGGGCGCTGTGAAAAGAATACTACACAGGAAATAA